A stretch of Melospiza melodia melodia isolate bMelMel2 chromosome 24, bMelMel2.pri, whole genome shotgun sequence DNA encodes these proteins:
- the LOC134428862 gene encoding ADP-ribosylhydrolase ARH1-like yields the protein MEEPVPSVEAYEAAMVLSGVGDALGYRGALWEYCTSGPQIHGELAELGGLAAISLEPPEWPVSDDTVLHLATAEGLATGLEEEPLLQELAQRYVAAMGDMEGRKPGPSSILGTSQLRPGEPQGYRIPFNPRGTGCGAAMRSLAIGLRYPHASELPTLIRVSIESGRMTHHHPTGYLGALAVALFGALGARGEPPEHWGTELLRVLPLAWDYVQGTGLALEDNAAAWPFFGDAWHRYLESRGLLAGGGPPRVPPLPSPAERDAEYLRWALDGWAGRSGHDAPMVALEALLAAGDSWQELCARAVLHGGDSDSTGTIAAGCWGLLRGMAAVPPGLHRRLEYRGRLSEAARRLHTLAWGARR from the exons ATGGAGGAGCC GGTGCCCTCTGTGGAGGCCTACGAGGCAGCCATGGTGCTGAGCGGGGTGGGGGATGCCCTGGGCTATCGGGGTGCCCTCTGGGAGTACTGCACCTCGGGCCCCCAGATCCACGGCGAGCTGGCTGAGCTGGGGGGGCTGGCAGCCATCAGCCTGGAGCCCCCCGAGTGGCCCGTCAGCGATGACACCGTGCTGCACCTCGCCACCGCCGAGGGGCTGGCCACAG GCCTGGAGGAGGAAcccctcctgcaggagctggctCAGCGCTACGTGGCCGCcatgggggacatggagggacgcAAGCCCGGACCCAGCAGCATCCTAG gcacCTCCCAGCTGCGGCCGGGGGAGCCCCAGGGCTATCGCATCCCCTTCAACCCCCGCGGCACCGGCTGCGGGGCTGCCATGCGCAGCCTGGCCATCGGCCTCAG GTACCCACATGCCTCAGAACTGCCGACTCTGATCCGGGTGAGCATCGAGAGCGGGCGCATGACCCACCACCACCCCACTG ggtaCCTTGGAGCACTGGCTGTGGCCCTCTTTGGGGCACTGGGGGCTCGGGGTGAGCCCCCAGAGCACTGGGGGACTGAGCTGCTGCGGGTGCTGCCCCTGGCATGGGACTACGTGCAGGGCACCGGGCTGGCCCTGGAGGACAATGCTGCTGCCTGGCCGTTCTTTGGGGACGCGTGGCACCG GTACCTGGAGTCCCGCGGGCTCCTGGCAGGCGGGGGCCCTCCGCGGGTGCCACCGCTGCCGTCCCCAGCCGAGCGGGACGCCGAGTACCTGCGCTGGGCGCTGGACGGCTGGGCGGGCCGCAGCGGCCACGACGCGCCCATGGTGGCGCTGGAGGCGCTGCTGGCAGCGGGggacagctggcaggagctgtgtgccagggcggtgcTGCACGGCGGGGACAGCGATTCCACGGGCACCATCGCGGCgggctgctgggggctgctgcgGGGGATGGCGGCCGTGCCCCCGGGGCTGCACCGGCGCCTCGAGTACCGCGGGCGCCTCAGCGAGGCCGCCCGGAGGCTGCACACGCTGGCCTGGGGGGCACGGCGGTGA
- the CCDC61 gene encoding centrosomal protein CCDC61 isoform X3, translating into MAEPRYLQAECAFRPGAHTVRVTLTRSTLRVEVEAHGTSDLWRGEFDAAFIEDLTRKTGNFKQFGIFCSMLESALTQSSDSVSLELLTFTDLETLHSRKVGAVTRPSPSTSSPLNSKRYLILVYSVEFDRIHYPLPLPYAGRPDLVALVRELQEQLGQLRARRLEETQHLRDALWKALEEKRAAESRHQREYRQLAAELAQAKASEQKLQLRVKNLTAELASCRRGRQRSASPAPRTQERRSASLESHRSSRGRPSPKSLSPAGSHPPRFDPTAFVRARQRRQKEAELRNQRRGVASGSSSPARSHRRSSSAESSRSWRQGGSPASKAPEPVPCRDRRVTRARRPLSASLCNSPCMAPRPAASHKLPVCRAAGKRPGKENRSKEPSAELAEIDARLQALQEYMDSLNTHM; encoded by the exons ATGGCGGAGCCGCGGTACCTGCAGGCCGAGTGCGCTTTCCGGCCCGGGGCACACACGGTGCGGGTGACCCTGACCCGCAGCACCTTGCGGGTGGAGGTGGAGGCTCACGGCACCAGCGACCTGTGGAGGGGCGAGTTCGATGCCGCCT TCATCGAGGACCTGACCCGCAAAACGGGGAATTTCAAGCAGTTTGGCATTTTCTGCAGCATGCTGGAGTCGGCACTGACACAG AGCAGCGACTCCgtcagcctggagctgctcaccTTCACCGACCTGGAGACCCTGCACAGCCGGAAAGTGGGGGCAGTCACCCGGCCTTCCCCTTCCACCTCTTCCCCCCTCAACAGCAAGCGCTACCTCATCCTGGTCTACTCTGTGGAGTTCGatag GATCCATTACCCGCTGCCGCTGCCCTATGCGGGCCGGCCGGACCTCGTGGCGCTGGtgcgggagctgcaggagcagctggggcagctccGGGCGCGGCGCCTGGAGGAGACCCAGCACTTGCGGGATGC GCTGTGGAAGGCACTGGAGGAGAAGCGGGCAGCAGAGAGCCGGCACCAGCGCGAGTACCGGCAGCTGGCTGCAGAG CTGGCCCAGGCAAAGGCATCAgagcagaagctgcagctgcGGGTGAAGAACTTGACAGCTGAACTGGCCTCCTGCAGGAGAGG CCGCCAGAgatctgccagcccagccccacgcaCCCAGGAGCGACGCTCAGCATCCCTGGAGAGCCACAGGAGCAGCCGGGGCCGCCCCTCGCCCAAGtccctgtcacctgcag GCTCCCACCCACCACGCTTCGACCCCACTGCCTTTGTCAGGGCCCGGCAGCGCCGGCAGAAGGAGGCTGAGCTCAGAAA CCAGCGGCGTGGAGTggcctctggcagcagcagcccagccagGAGCCACAGGCGCAGCTCGTCTG CCGAAAGCTCCCGGAGCTGGCGCCAGGGAGGGAGCCCTGCCAGCAAAGCCCCAGAGCCCGTGCCCTGCAG ggacaggagagTGACCCGAGCACGGAGACCCCTGAGCGCCTCACTCTGCAATAGCCCCTGTATG GCGCCTCGCCCAGCTGCCAGCCACAAGCTGCCAGTGTGCAGGGCTGCTGGCAAGCGCCCTGGTAAAG AGAACCGTTCCaaggagccctcagctgagctGGCTGAGATCGATGCCCggctgcaggctctgcaggagtACATGGACAGCCTCAACACCCACATGTGA
- the CCDC61 gene encoding centrosomal protein CCDC61 isoform X1, with protein MRHGCSRAPRAMAEPRYLQAECAFRPGAHTVRVTLTRSTLRVEVEAHGTSDLWRGEFDAAFIEDLTRKTGNFKQFGIFCSMLESALTQSSDSVSLELLTFTDLETLHSRKVGAVTRPSPSTSSPLNSKRYLILVYSVEFDRIHYPLPLPYAGRPDLVALVRELQEQLGQLRARRLEETQHLRDALWKALEEKRAAESRHQREYRQLAAELAQAKASEQKLQLRVKNLTAELASCRRGRQRSASPAPRTQERRSASLESHRSSRGRPSPKSLSPAGSHPPRFDPTAFVRARQRRQKEAELRNQRRGVASGSSSPARSHRRSSSAESSRSWRQGGSPASKAPEPVPCRDRRVTRARRPLSASLCNSPCMAPRPAASHKLPVCRAAGKRPGKENRSKEPSAELAEIDARLQALQEYMDSLNTHM; from the exons ATGCGGCACGGCTGCTCCCG AGCCCCCCGTGCCATGGCGGAGCCGCGGTACCTGCAGGCCGAGTGCGCTTTCCGGCCCGGGGCACACACGGTGCGGGTGACCCTGACCCGCAGCACCTTGCGGGTGGAGGTGGAGGCTCACGGCACCAGCGACCTGTGGAGGGGCGAGTTCGATGCCGCCT TCATCGAGGACCTGACCCGCAAAACGGGGAATTTCAAGCAGTTTGGCATTTTCTGCAGCATGCTGGAGTCGGCACTGACACAG AGCAGCGACTCCgtcagcctggagctgctcaccTTCACCGACCTGGAGACCCTGCACAGCCGGAAAGTGGGGGCAGTCACCCGGCCTTCCCCTTCCACCTCTTCCCCCCTCAACAGCAAGCGCTACCTCATCCTGGTCTACTCTGTGGAGTTCGatag GATCCATTACCCGCTGCCGCTGCCCTATGCGGGCCGGCCGGACCTCGTGGCGCTGGtgcgggagctgcaggagcagctggggcagctccGGGCGCGGCGCCTGGAGGAGACCCAGCACTTGCGGGATGC GCTGTGGAAGGCACTGGAGGAGAAGCGGGCAGCAGAGAGCCGGCACCAGCGCGAGTACCGGCAGCTGGCTGCAGAG CTGGCCCAGGCAAAGGCATCAgagcagaagctgcagctgcGGGTGAAGAACTTGACAGCTGAACTGGCCTCCTGCAGGAGAGG CCGCCAGAgatctgccagcccagccccacgcaCCCAGGAGCGACGCTCAGCATCCCTGGAGAGCCACAGGAGCAGCCGGGGCCGCCCCTCGCCCAAGtccctgtcacctgcag GCTCCCACCCACCACGCTTCGACCCCACTGCCTTTGTCAGGGCCCGGCAGCGCCGGCAGAAGGAGGCTGAGCTCAGAAA CCAGCGGCGTGGAGTggcctctggcagcagcagcccagccagGAGCCACAGGCGCAGCTCGTCTG CCGAAAGCTCCCGGAGCTGGCGCCAGGGAGGGAGCCCTGCCAGCAAAGCCCCAGAGCCCGTGCCCTGCAG ggacaggagagTGACCCGAGCACGGAGACCCCTGAGCGCCTCACTCTGCAATAGCCCCTGTATG GCGCCTCGCCCAGCTGCCAGCCACAAGCTGCCAGTGTGCAGGGCTGCTGGCAAGCGCCCTGGTAAAG AGAACCGTTCCaaggagccctcagctgagctGGCTGAGATCGATGCCCggctgcaggctctgcaggagtACATGGACAGCCTCAACACCCACATGTGA
- the BLOC1S3 gene encoding biogenesis of lysosome-related organelles complex 1 subunit 3: MAAPRPPRVVPGEASESDSEPELLVETAGEAPGAGLKVPGEASETDEEEEEEQQRPKTPPVLAEEPAAVWGGGPSLLQQRLREGTGRLRGAVGSALRHSYGSAARSLGGLGGALGRAQVTAAAAAHCLRLARRDLRAVADTIDIVTACHLLPDIRGQL, translated from the coding sequence ATGGCCGCCCCCCGCCCTCCGCGGGTGGTGCCGGGCGAAGCCTCCGAGAGCGACTCGGAGCCGGAGCTGCTGGTGGAGACGGCCGGGGAGGCCCCCGGGGCCGGGCTGAAGGTGCCGGGCGAAGCCTCCGAGacggacgaggaggaggaggaggagcagcagaggccGAAGACGCCGCCGGTGCTGGCGGAGGAGCCGGCGGCCGTGTGGGGGGGCGGCCCCTCGCTGCTGCAGCAGCGGCTGCGGGAGGGCACGGGCCGGCTGCGGGGCGCGGTGGGCAGCGCGCTCCGCCACAGCTACGGCAGCGCCGCCCGCAGCCTGGGCGGGCTCGGCGGGGCCCTGGGCCGGGCGCAGGTGACCGCGGCTGCGGCAGCGCACTGCCTGCGCCTGGCCCGCCGCGACCTGCGGGCTGTGGCCGACACCATCGACATCGTCACTGCGTGTCACCTCCTGCCCGACATCCGCGGGCAGCTCTGA
- the CCDC61 gene encoding centrosomal protein CCDC61 isoform X2: protein MRHGCSRAPRAMAEPRYLQAECAFRPGAHTVRVTLTRSTLRVEVEAHGTSDLWRGEFDAAFIEDLTRKTGNFKQFGIFCSMLESALTQSSDSVSLELLTFTDLETLHSRKVGAVTRPSPSTSSPLNSKRYLILVYSVEFDRIHYPLPLPYAGRPDLVALVRELQEQLGQLRARRLEETQHLRDALWKALEEKRAAESRHQREYRQLAAELAQAKASEQKLQLRVKNLTAELASCRRGRQRSASPAPRTQERRSASLESHRSSRGRPSPKSLSPAGSHPPRFDPTAFVRARQRRQKEAELRNQRRGVASGSSSPARSHRRSSSAESSRSWRQGGSPASKAPEPVPCRRVTRARRPLSASLCNSPCMAPRPAASHKLPVCRAAGKRPGKENRSKEPSAELAEIDARLQALQEYMDSLNTHM from the exons ATGCGGCACGGCTGCTCCCG AGCCCCCCGTGCCATGGCGGAGCCGCGGTACCTGCAGGCCGAGTGCGCTTTCCGGCCCGGGGCACACACGGTGCGGGTGACCCTGACCCGCAGCACCTTGCGGGTGGAGGTGGAGGCTCACGGCACCAGCGACCTGTGGAGGGGCGAGTTCGATGCCGCCT TCATCGAGGACCTGACCCGCAAAACGGGGAATTTCAAGCAGTTTGGCATTTTCTGCAGCATGCTGGAGTCGGCACTGACACAG AGCAGCGACTCCgtcagcctggagctgctcaccTTCACCGACCTGGAGACCCTGCACAGCCGGAAAGTGGGGGCAGTCACCCGGCCTTCCCCTTCCACCTCTTCCCCCCTCAACAGCAAGCGCTACCTCATCCTGGTCTACTCTGTGGAGTTCGatag GATCCATTACCCGCTGCCGCTGCCCTATGCGGGCCGGCCGGACCTCGTGGCGCTGGtgcgggagctgcaggagcagctggggcagctccGGGCGCGGCGCCTGGAGGAGACCCAGCACTTGCGGGATGC GCTGTGGAAGGCACTGGAGGAGAAGCGGGCAGCAGAGAGCCGGCACCAGCGCGAGTACCGGCAGCTGGCTGCAGAG CTGGCCCAGGCAAAGGCATCAgagcagaagctgcagctgcGGGTGAAGAACTTGACAGCTGAACTGGCCTCCTGCAGGAGAGG CCGCCAGAgatctgccagcccagccccacgcaCCCAGGAGCGACGCTCAGCATCCCTGGAGAGCCACAGGAGCAGCCGGGGCCGCCCCTCGCCCAAGtccctgtcacctgcag GCTCCCACCCACCACGCTTCGACCCCACTGCCTTTGTCAGGGCCCGGCAGCGCCGGCAGAAGGAGGCTGAGCTCAGAAA CCAGCGGCGTGGAGTggcctctggcagcagcagcccagccagGAGCCACAGGCGCAGCTCGTCTG CCGAAAGCTCCCGGAGCTGGCGCCAGGGAGGGAGCCCTGCCAGCAAAGCCCCAGAGCCCGTGCCCTGCAG gagagTGACCCGAGCACGGAGACCCCTGAGCGCCTCACTCTGCAATAGCCCCTGTATG GCGCCTCGCCCAGCTGCCAGCCACAAGCTGCCAGTGTGCAGGGCTGCTGGCAAGCGCCCTGGTAAAG AGAACCGTTCCaaggagccctcagctgagctGGCTGAGATCGATGCCCggctgcaggctctgcaggagtACATGGACAGCCTCAACACCCACATGTGA